The Nicotiana tabacum cultivar K326 chromosome 14, ASM71507v2, whole genome shotgun sequence genome contains a region encoding:
- the LOC142168693 gene encoding phylloplanin-like, with translation MALAKMFMIFLLAALIATPAVVAQLVSIRISGVVLCSVNGNLDVINGLTPQVFSNATVQLRCGTRNVVSSTITNGSGVFSLVVDSRVNTLPLLLSNCRLVVATPLSTCNASLPSVGLLASSLRIVNIGIGGFGGLINVGLGPTGFILNPNLIL, from the exons ATGGCTTTAGCAAAAATGTTCATGATTTTCCTTTTGGCTGCATTAATCGCAACCCCCGCTGTTGTTGCCCAACTTGTTTCAATACGTATAAGTGGGGTTGTACTTTGTAGCGTTAACGGCAATTTAGATGTCATCAACGGACTCACCCCCCAAGTTTTTTCTA ATGCAACAGTGCAATTGAGGTGTGGAACAAGAAATGTGGTATCAAGTACAATAACAAATGGATCAGGAGTATTTTCCTTGGTGGTAGATTCTCGTGTAAATACTTTGCCATTGCTATTGTCCAACTGTCGTTTAGTAGTTGCAACTCCACTCTCAACATGTAACGCGAGCTTACCATCTGTTGGGCTTTTGGCATCATCCTTGAGAATTGTAAATATCGGTATTGGCGGTTTCGGCGGTCTTATTAATGTCGGTTTAGGTCCTACTGGTTTTATACTTAATCCTAACCTCATTTTATAG